One stretch of Brevibacillus laterosporus DNA includes these proteins:
- a CDS encoding 4'-phosphopantetheinyl transferase superfamily protein, with translation MTNVFALHISTELAEDTFNHLLHHVSPEKREKIIRFRRREDAYRGLLADLLVRYILSKYHHIPKEEILFKHNEYGKPYLPNHTTCYVNLSHSGEWVVCGTGSMLVGIDVEQQKPIDLEIAKNYFSKQEYMDLLAKSEGEEQLSYFYDLWTLKESYIKAVGKGLSIPLSSFSVRKNENNTIDFSEETPSRTNWFFKQYQLASHYPLSVCSASNLFAEEIVMIRMDELIQYF, from the coding sequence ATGACAAACGTATTTGCTTTACATATATCTACAGAACTAGCGGAGGATACATTTAATCATCTACTACACCATGTTTCCCCAGAGAAACGTGAAAAAATCATTCGATTCCGAAGACGAGAAGATGCTTACAGAGGGCTCCTTGCTGATTTGCTAGTACGTTATATTTTAAGTAAATATCACCATATTCCTAAAGAAGAGATTCTATTCAAACACAATGAGTACGGTAAACCCTACTTACCTAATCATACCACCTGTTATGTTAACTTGTCTCATTCTGGTGAATGGGTGGTGTGTGGAACAGGTAGTATGCTTGTGGGAATTGATGTTGAACAGCAAAAGCCTATTGATCTTGAGATTGCGAAGAATTACTTTTCCAAGCAAGAATATATGGATTTACTGGCGAAATCAGAAGGAGAAGAACAACTGTCGTATTTTTATGACCTCTGGACATTGAAAGAGAGCTACATAAAAGCTGTCGGGAAAGGGCTGTCCATTCCACTTTCTTCTTTTTCTGTTAGAAAGAATGAGAATAATACTATAGATTTTAGTGAAGAGACACCGTCTAGGACCAATTGGTTTTTTAAACAGTATCAACTAGCATCCCACTATCCGTTGTCTGTGTGTAGTGCAAGTAATCTGTTTGCAGAAGAGATTGTTATGATTCGAATGGACGAGTTGATTCAATATTTTTAA